In a genomic window of Nyctibius grandis isolate bNycGra1 chromosome 4, bNycGra1.pri, whole genome shotgun sequence:
- the CD82 gene encoding CD82 antigen, with protein MGSGCLKVTKYFLFLFNLLFLILGAVILGFGIWILADKTSFIAVLQMSSPSLKTGAYILIGVGALTMLMGFLGCLGAVNEIRCLLGLYFTCLMVILITQVAAGLIIYFQKETLKEELSRIVGSLIENYDPLNNDERNLEDAWDYVQMQIACCGWTGAKDWENNEILINQSMTAYPCSCSNSSEDIKVDSGFCNLDVPVNGTATYADWPVHEQGCMEGVEKWLKDNLGVILGVCTGVAVIELLGMILSISLCKNIHSEDYTKVPKS; from the exons ATGGGGTCTGGCTGCCTAAAAGTCACCAAGtacttcctctttctcttcaaTCTCCTGTTCCTT ATCCTGGGTGCTGTGATCCTGGGTTTTGGAATATGGATTCTGGCTGACAAAACCAGTTTCATTGCGGTTCTAC AGATGTCATCTCCCTCCCTGAAGACTGGTGCATACATCCTCATCGGTGTTGGGGCTCTCACCATGCTGATGGGGTTCCTGGGCTGTCTTGGAGCAGTTAATGAAATCCGATGTCTCCTGGGTCTG TACTTCACCTGCCTGATGGTAATCCTCATAACTCAGGTTGCTGCTGGACTGATTATCTACTTCCAGAAAGAAACA CTGAAGGAAGAGTTGTCTCGCATAGTTGGAAGTCTGATTGAAAATTATGACCCTTTGAATAATGATGAGAGGAACTTAGAAGATGCGTGGGACTATGTGCAAATGCAG ATCGCCTGCTGTGGCTGGACTGGAGCAAAGGACTGGGAAAATAATGAGATTCTTATCAATCAAAGCATGACTGCGTATCCCTGCTCCTGTTCCAATAGCTCTGAAGACATTAAGGTAGATAGTGGTTTCTGTAATCTGGATGTCCCTGTCAACGGCACTGCAACGTATGCTGACTGGCCTGTTCATGAGCAG GGATGTATGGAAGGTGTAGAGAAGTGGTTGAAGGACAACCTTGGTGTCATTCTTGGGGTCTGCACTGGTGTTGCTGTTATAGAG CTGCTGGGGATGATACTGTCCATTTCGCTCTGCAAGAACATACACAGTGAAGACTACACCAAAGTGCCCAAGTCTTGA